The proteins below are encoded in one region of Candidatus Latescibacter sp.:
- a CDS encoding sulfatase-like hydrolase/transferase — protein MRSWNRFFIQFQKDVKLWLFSVAYLMLYRLIFIAAYHQKINPSSRFSDFAAVLSYGFCFDIMVAGYFVLIPFLLSVANVFTDLRQAAERVRASFGVLFVAASTILGIVNHGFFGEFDEPLNAFLFQVYFDDTRAVFSTIWQEYHLFRAILISAGVITVGVFIVRKMIRNEFVPEKTFAPWISSLSRKIMISALILVSLVVSLRGSAGSKPAKLRYVDKTNDQFLNKSIMNPYHALRYAILDYTTMESSVNGIDAYLPDRDIVKAAKDVSSTGETLGNLDDYFLKHAPGPAVSPPRHIFLIIGESYNSWPMLEQYKSLHIMDNLKEFARNGIYVENFLPGSSATMSSLGVILTGLPDSGILINYHIASRKLFPTSLGQIFRELGYRTRFFYGGYPTWQRIVDFTAAQGFDEVYDATFISPSTSDNAWGVDDAALFQMTEDKTSDDRPSLNVILTTNDHPPYHIDIKAKGFTLDRVPDDIAPLWKDTMTLKMVGHSWYTDHCIGNFVRAMEKKVSLPLFAITGDHYSRRYINANPGFFERSAVPLVLYGKEALKSIVLPPGAAGSHLDITPTLVELAAPKGFAYHSLGENILAEGSRHVGFGRSKAITGDCIIDLGSRLTVYPLPNRPLPSPLPDVRKLKKLHDELHGIAWWRVQHGRKI, from the coding sequence ATGAGGAGTTGGAATCGTTTTTTTATTCAGTTTCAGAAAGATGTTAAGCTGTGGCTTTTCTCCGTTGCGTATCTGATGCTCTACCGCCTGATTTTTATCGCCGCCTACCATCAAAAAATTAATCCTTCTTCCCGTTTTTCCGATTTTGCAGCCGTCCTTTCCTACGGATTCTGTTTCGATATCATGGTGGCCGGATATTTCGTGCTTATTCCCTTTCTCCTGAGCGTGGCGAACGTGTTCACCGATCTGAGACAGGCAGCGGAAAGGGTGAGAGCCTCATTCGGAGTTTTGTTTGTCGCGGCCTCCACCATCCTGGGTATTGTGAACCACGGGTTTTTCGGCGAATTCGACGAACCGCTCAACGCCTTCCTTTTCCAGGTGTACTTTGACGATACGAGGGCGGTGTTTTCCACCATCTGGCAGGAATACCATCTCTTCCGCGCTATCCTCATTTCGGCGGGAGTGATAACCGTGGGCGTCTTCATCGTCCGTAAGATGATCAGGAATGAATTCGTTCCAGAGAAAACCTTTGCGCCGTGGATTTCGTCTCTTTCACGAAAGATCATGATCAGCGCCCTCATTCTCGTTTCCCTGGTGGTTTCCCTGCGCGGCTCTGCCGGATCAAAGCCCGCCAAGCTCCGCTATGTTGATAAAACGAACGATCAATTCCTGAACAAGTCGATCATGAACCCCTACCATGCGCTCCGGTATGCCATTCTCGATTACACCACCATGGAGAGTTCCGTGAACGGCATCGACGCGTACCTGCCCGACCGTGACATCGTCAAAGCGGCGAAAGACGTATCCTCCACCGGCGAAACCCTCGGAAACCTCGACGATTATTTCCTGAAACACGCTCCAGGGCCTGCCGTCAGCCCGCCCCGGCACATCTTTCTCATCATCGGAGAAAGTTACAATTCCTGGCCCATGCTCGAGCAGTATAAGTCCCTGCACATCATGGACAACCTGAAAGAGTTCGCCCGGAACGGAATTTACGTGGAAAATTTCCTGCCCGGTTCAAGCGCCACCATGTCCTCGCTGGGAGTGATTCTGACCGGTCTGCCCGATTCGGGGATTCTCATCAACTACCACATAGCCTCCCGGAAACTGTTCCCTACCTCCCTCGGACAGATATTCCGGGAACTCGGCTACCGTACGCGGTTCTTCTACGGCGGCTATCCGACCTGGCAGAGGATAGTGGATTTCACCGCCGCGCAGGGTTTCGATGAAGTTTACGACGCCACTTTCATTTCCCCCAGCACCTCCGATAACGCCTGGGGAGTCGATGATGCCGCGCTCTTTCAAATGACGGAGGACAAAACAAGCGACGACCGGCCAAGCCTGAATGTGATCCTGACCACGAACGATCATCCTCCCTACCATATCGATATCAAAGCCAAAGGTTTCACTCTTGACAGAGTTCCGGATGACATCGCCCCGCTCTGGAAGGATACCATGACCCTGAAAATGGTGGGACATAGCTGGTATACAGACCACTGTATAGGGAATTTTGTTCGGGCAATGGAGAAAAAGGTTTCGCTGCCGCTATTCGCCATCACCGGCGATCACTATTCCCGGCGGTATATCAATGCCAATCCCGGATTTTTCGAGAGATCCGCGGTCCCGCTGGTTCTCTACGGCAAAGAGGCGCTAAAAAGTATTGTGCTCCCGCCAGGGGCGGCGGGAAGCCACCTGGACATCACTCCCACCCTTGTAGAGCTGGCCGCGCCTAAAGGATTTGCCTATCATTCGCTGGGTGAGAACATCCTGGCCGAAGGCAGCCGCCATGTCGGTTTTGGCCGGAGTAAAGCCATCACCGGAGACTGCATCATCGACCTTGGCAGCCGTTTAACAGTATACCCTCTTCCGAACCGGCCTCTTCCTTCACCGCTCCCGGATGTGCGGAAACTGAAAAAACTGCACGATGAACTGCACGGGATAGCGTGGTGGCGGGTGCAGCATGGAAGAAAAATTTGA
- a CDS encoding DNA methyltransferase codes for MTPWKNRLYYGDNLPIMRDNLADESVDLIYLDPPFNSKATYNVLFREKNGSDSAAQITAFDDTWHWDMNAEETYSDLVTSGPPKLADLMQAFRGFLGRNDMMAYLTMMAVRLVEMRRVLKPTGSIYLHCDPTASHYLKILMDGVFGVDNYRNEITWKRKTGRGETNHKSNKYGVCTDILLFYSKTDRNIFNTQYNFDAPSYKEYVDKFFRHIDENGRRFMADNLASPSPRPNLIYEYKGYKPPKYGWAISQENMEKWDEEGKLYFPKNKSRRIRRKRYLDELKGKTVQNLWDDIEMVSSQASERLGYPTQKPEALLERIIRASSNEGDLVLDPFCGCGTTVTAAEKLNRRWIGIDITHLAITLIKHRLEDSFGQELAPYEIIGDPKDLESAKALADADKYQFEWWALSLVDARPAQDKKKGADRGVDGYIYFMDDESGQAKKIVVQVKSGHVSAAQVRDLNGAVEREKAAIGVFITLFEPTGPMKTEAASAGFYETEIAASHRAMRYPRLQIFTIGELLEGKFVEFPQWALESTIKKAGRVRKEGNESNQTSLL; via the coding sequence ATGACCCCCTGGAAAAACAGGCTCTATTACGGCGACAATCTTCCGATCATGCGTGATAATCTCGCAGACGAGAGTGTCGACCTCATCTACCTCGACCCGCCGTTCAACTCCAAGGCGACCTACAATGTCCTCTTCCGGGAGAAGAACGGCTCCGATTCCGCCGCGCAGATCACCGCATTCGATGACACCTGGCACTGGGACATGAACGCCGAAGAAACCTACAGCGATCTTGTTACCTCCGGGCCGCCCAAGCTCGCCGACCTCATGCAGGCATTCCGCGGTTTTCTCGGGCGGAACGACATGATGGCCTACCTCACCATGATGGCAGTGCGGCTCGTGGAGATGCGAAGGGTGCTCAAACCGACCGGCAGCATCTACCTCCATTGCGACCCGACCGCGAGCCATTATCTGAAGATATTGATGGACGGGGTGTTTGGAGTAGATAATTATCGAAATGAAATAACCTGGAAAAGAAAAACTGGCCGGGGTGAAACGAATCATAAGTCAAATAAATATGGTGTTTGTACTGATATTCTTCTTTTCTATTCAAAAACAGATAGAAATATATTTAATACTCAGTACAATTTTGACGCACCTAGTTATAAAGAGTATGTAGATAAATTCTTTCGACATATAGATGAGAATGGCCGCCGTTTCATGGCAGACAACCTTGCAAGTCCTTCTCCAAGACCAAATCTTATATATGAATATAAGGGTTATAAACCTCCAAAATATGGATGGGCAATTTCCCAAGAAAATATGGAGAAATGGGATGAGGAAGGAAAGTTGTACTTCCCAAAAAACAAATCAAGGAGAATTCGAAGGAAAAGGTACCTTGACGAACTCAAAGGGAAAACAGTTCAAAATCTTTGGGATGATATAGAAATGGTCAGCTCCCAAGCCTCCGAGCGTCTCGGCTACCCGACACAGAAACCCGAAGCCCTCCTCGAGCGCATCATCCGCGCCTCTTCGAACGAAGGCGATCTCGTGCTCGATCCCTTCTGCGGGTGCGGAACCACGGTCACCGCGGCGGAGAAGCTGAACCGCCGCTGGATCGGCATTGACATCACCCACCTGGCCATCACCCTGATCAAGCACCGCCTTGAGGATTCATTCGGGCAGGAGCTTGCCCCCTACGAGATCATCGGCGACCCGAAGGACCTGGAGAGCGCGAAGGCGCTTGCCGATGCGGACAAGTACCAGTTCGAGTGGTGGGCGCTCAGCCTGGTGGACGCCCGTCCCGCACAGGACAAGAAAAAGGGCGCCGACCGCGGGGTGGACGGTTACATCTATTTCATGGACGATGAGAGCGGGCAGGCGAAGAAGATCGTGGTGCAGGTCAAAAGCGGGCATGTCTCCGCTGCCCAGGTACGGGATTTGAATGGCGCAGTGGAAAGGGAGAAAGCCGCCATCGGGGTATTTATCACCCTCTTTGAGCCGACCGGCCCCATGAAGACGGAAGCCGCTTCCGCAGGATTCTACGAAACGGAAATCGCCGCCAGCCACCGGGCGATGCGCTATCCCCGGCTACAGATTTTTACCATCGGGGAGCTTCTCGAAGGGAAATTCGTGGAATTTCCCCAGTGGGCGCTGGAATCCACAATAAAGAAAGCAGGCCGGGTGAGGAAAGAGGGGAACGAGTCGAATCAAACAAGTTTATTGTAA
- the gyrA gene encoding DNA gyrase subunit A codes for MLGKQERIIPIDIQDEMQTSYMDYSMSVIISRALPDVRDGLKPSQRRILTAMNDLNLYPGRQHRKCAKIAGDTSGNYHPHGEQVVYPTLVRMAQDFNMRYPLVDGQGNFGSIDGDGAAAMRYTEARMTHAAMDMLADLDKETVSKSPNYDETLMMPDILPAKFPNLLCNGSSGIAVGMATNIPPHNLGEVVAACKAFIEKPDITPREIMKHLRGPDFPTGGIIYGRKGIVDAYETGRGKITLRARANIETHKGDRSRIVIREIPYMVNKSNLLEKIADLVRSKVVEGISDLRDESDRDGMRIVIELKKDAFPEVVLNTLYKHTQLSTTFGIINLALVENQPKIMSIVEIIRHYIEHRHEVVVRRTKFELNKAESRAHILEGLKIALDNIDAIITLIRNSESADTARGELMETFGLSEKQAVAILDMQIKRLTGLERQKIEDEYRDLIELMEKLRNILASRELRMNIIKEELEELKSRYKEGRRTEIIDESQDIEIEDLIAEEDMVVTISHQGYIKRIPIGTYHRQRRGGKGITGMGTKEEDFVKNLFVASTHSYILFFTDFGRCYWLKVFELPQGGRSAKGRPIVNMLEIQKNEKIAAFLPVREFDEEHYVLISTRKGLVKKTALSEYSRPRRNGINAINIVEGDALISASLTDGIQDIVIQTHDGMAIRFNEREIRPVGRTSQGVKGIKLNKDDFVAGMVAVKHPEATLLVVCENGYGKRTDLGAFRITHRGGKGIISIKTTERNGGAVTLMEVVDDDELIMITQNGIMIRLPVHEIRPIGRVTQGVRLINLAPEDCLVDVERVPAGENGVTENGDTENGEEEEAAAREETNTVEEPFEGEEE; via the coding sequence ATGCTCGGTAAACAGGAACGAATAATCCCCATAGACATACAGGATGAAATGCAGACATCCTACATGGATTATTCCATGTCGGTCATCATCTCACGGGCGCTCCCGGATGTCCGCGACGGCCTCAAGCCCTCGCAGCGCCGTATTCTCACCGCCATGAACGACCTCAATCTCTATCCCGGCCGTCAGCACCGGAAATGCGCCAAGATCGCCGGCGACACCTCCGGTAACTATCACCCGCACGGCGAACAGGTGGTGTATCCCACCCTCGTGCGCATGGCGCAGGATTTCAACATGCGCTATCCGCTGGTCGACGGGCAGGGGAACTTCGGCTCTATCGACGGCGACGGGGCGGCGGCGATGCGGTACACCGAAGCCCGCATGACCCATGCGGCGATGGACATGCTGGCCGATCTGGACAAGGAAACGGTCAGCAAATCCCCCAATTACGATGAAACGCTCATGATGCCGGACATCCTTCCGGCAAAATTCCCTAATCTCCTCTGCAATGGTTCTTCGGGAATCGCTGTGGGCATGGCAACCAATATCCCGCCGCACAACCTGGGTGAAGTGGTCGCCGCATGCAAAGCCTTCATTGAAAAGCCGGACATAACTCCCCGTGAGATCATGAAACACCTGAGAGGGCCGGATTTCCCCACCGGCGGGATTATTTATGGACGCAAGGGAATTGTCGATGCCTATGAAACCGGCCGGGGAAAAATTACCCTGCGCGCGCGGGCTAATATCGAAACACACAAGGGAGACCGGTCACGAATCGTGATCAGAGAGATTCCCTACATGGTCAACAAGTCCAACCTGCTGGAAAAAATAGCAGACCTGGTCCGCAGCAAGGTAGTGGAAGGAATCTCCGACCTCCGCGACGAATCCGACCGTGACGGCATGCGCATTGTAATCGAGCTGAAGAAGGACGCCTTCCCGGAGGTGGTGCTCAATACCCTCTACAAGCATACCCAGCTTTCCACTACGTTTGGGATAATCAACCTGGCGCTGGTGGAAAACCAGCCAAAAATCATGTCCATCGTCGAGATAATCCGGCACTACATCGAGCACCGTCACGAGGTGGTGGTGCGCCGCACGAAATTCGAATTGAACAAGGCAGAATCCCGCGCGCATATCCTCGAGGGGCTGAAAATCGCGCTGGACAACATCGACGCCATCATTACTCTGATTCGGAATTCCGAGAGCGCCGATACCGCCAGGGGCGAGTTGATGGAAACCTTCGGGCTTTCGGAAAAACAGGCAGTAGCCATTCTCGATATGCAGATCAAGCGTCTCACCGGCCTTGAGCGTCAGAAAATCGAGGATGAATACCGTGACCTCATCGAGCTTATGGAAAAACTTCGTAATATCCTCGCCTCACGCGAGCTGCGGATGAATATTATCAAGGAGGAGCTTGAAGAACTGAAATCCAGGTACAAGGAGGGGCGCCGTACAGAAATCATCGATGAAAGCCAGGACATCGAGATCGAGGACCTCATCGCTGAAGAAGATATGGTGGTAACCATTTCCCACCAGGGATATATAAAACGTATACCCATCGGCACCTATCACCGTCAGCGCCGCGGCGGCAAAGGGATTACCGGCATGGGCACCAAGGAAGAGGATTTTGTGAAAAATCTCTTTGTGGCTTCAACCCATTCCTACATCCTGTTTTTCACTGACTTCGGACGATGCTACTGGCTCAAGGTGTTCGAGCTCCCGCAGGGTGGGCGTTCAGCAAAAGGCCGTCCCATCGTGAATATGCTCGAGATCCAGAAGAACGAGAAGATTGCGGCGTTTCTCCCGGTCCGTGAATTCGACGAAGAACATTACGTTCTCATTTCTACACGCAAGGGGCTGGTGAAGAAGACGGCGCTTTCCGAATATTCACGGCCGCGCCGCAACGGCATCAACGCAATCAACATAGTTGAGGGGGACGCACTTATCTCTGCAAGTCTTACCGACGGTATTCAGGACATTGTTATCCAGACGCATGACGGCATGGCGATACGGTTTAACGAACGTGAAATCCGGCCGGTCGGACGCACCTCCCAGGGGGTAAAAGGCATCAAGCTCAATAAAGATGATTTTGTGGCGGGAATGGTGGCGGTGAAGCATCCGGAAGCCACTCTCCTCGTGGTGTGTGAGAACGGCTACGGGAAGCGCACCGATCTGGGCGCCTTCCGTATCACTCACCGCGGCGGCAAGGGAATCATCTCCATTAAAACAACAGAGCGCAACGGCGGCGCGGTTACCCTCATGGAAGTGGTGGACGATGACGAGCTCATAATGATTACACAGAACGGCATTATGATCCGGCTCCCGGTGCATGAGATCCGCCCCATCGGGCGGGTCACCCAGGGGGTGCGTCTGATCAATCTCGCTCCCGAAGATTGCCTGGTCGATGTCGAGCGTGTCCCCGCCGGAGAGAACGGCGTTACTGAAAACGGCGATACTGAGAACGGGGAAGAAGAGGAAGCTGCTGCCAGGGAAGAAACGAATACCGTGGAGGAACCGTTCGAAGGAGAAGAGGAATAA
- a CDS encoding DUF86 domain-containing protein, with amino-acid sequence MLNKDKTSLMGILEAIENIEEYTSPFISADDFFQNKVNYDAVMMNFIIIGEMVDRLSGHLKEKHNYINWNKIKGVRNLIAHDYFGIDAEEIFQIAKSQIKKLKLEVMNILDNLNS; translated from the coding sequence GTGTTGAATAAAGATAAAACCTCTCTCATGGGGATATTGGAAGCAATTGAAAATATTGAAGAATATACTTCTCCCTTTATAAGCGCTGATGATTTCTTTCAAAACAAGGTAAATTATGATGCAGTAATGATGAATTTTATCATAATCGGTGAAATGGTTGATAGGTTATCCGGTCATTTAAAAGAAAAACATAATTATATTAACTGGAACAAAATTAAAGGAGTACGTAACCTTATCGCGCATGATTATTTTGGTATTGACGCAGAAGAAATTTTTCAAATTGCGAAATCTCAGATAAAAAAACTCAAGCTGGAAGTTATGAATATTCTTGACAATTTGAACTCCTGA
- a CDS encoding nucleotidyltransferase family protein codes for MINKQLTKEEIISFLRQNKNYLREHFHINKIAIFGSFARDEQNVNSDIDLLIELEENTQNLFELKNELKQYISKHFNRNVDIARGKYLKSYAKEMILNEAVSVE; via the coding sequence ATGATAAACAAACAATTGACAAAAGAGGAAATCATTTCTTTCCTGAGGCAAAATAAGAACTACCTTAGAGAACATTTTCATATTAATAAAATCGCAATTTTTGGTTCTTTCGCTCGTGATGAACAAAATGTCAATAGTGATATCGATCTTCTGATCGAACTTGAAGAAAATACCCAGAATTTATTTGAGCTGAAAAATGAACTGAAACAATATATCAGCAAACACTTTAACCGAAATGTTGATATCGCACGGGGAAAATATCTGAAATCCTATGCGAAAGAAATGATACTCAATGAGGCAGTAAGTGTTGAATAA
- a CDS encoding DUF2442 domain-containing protein: MHMKAIKVAYKADYILEITFDNGDKGTIDFSEYAKRGGVFSGFANIEYFKCVSIDPVWGVLCWPGDVDIAPETVYRLATGKLSDDCSERVTRIGNI; this comes from the coding sequence ATGCACATGAAAGCAATAAAGGTAGCGTATAAAGCAGACTACATTCTTGAAATCACTTTCGATAATGGCGATAAAGGGACAATTGACTTCAGCGAATATGCAAAACGTGGGGGTGTATTCAGCGGTTTTGCCAATATCGAGTATTTTAAGTGTGTCTCCATCGATCCTGTATGGGGAGTGCTCTGCTGGCCCGGAGATGTGGATATTGCACCGGAGACGGTATACCGATTGGCGACAGGAAAATTGTCGGATGATTGTTCAGAAAGAGTAACGAGAATCGGAAACATCTGA
- a CDS encoding DUF4160 domain-containing protein — protein sequence MPEISRFYGLIIRMFYDDHDPPHFHVMYGDDFAKISIADLTVLKGWLPPRATGLVMEWATIHKQELFSEWEAVRQDKPLFPIEPLR from the coding sequence ATGCCTGAAATAAGTCGATTCTATGGATTGATAATCAGGATGTTTTATGATGATCACGACCCGCCACATTTTCATGTCATGTACGGTGATGATTTTGCCAAGATAAGTATTGCAGATTTAACTGTTTTAAAGGGTTGGCTCCCTCCTCGGGCAACTGGGTTGGTTATGGAATGGGCGACAATTCATAAACAGGAATTATTTTCTGAATGGGAAGCGGTGCGTCAGGATAAGCCCTTGTTTCCTATCGAACCGCTCCGGTGA
- the gyrB gene encoding DNA topoisomerase (ATP-hydrolyzing) subunit B, which produces MTNNNEQEEIKKSNYDANKIQVLKGLEAVRKRPAMYIGSTGVSGLNHMLFEVIDNSIDEAMAGYCNTIKVTIHSDGIAEVEDNGRGIPTGMHPTEKRSALEVVMTMLHAGGKFDDKSYKVSGGLHGVGVSCVNALSEFCEVETWHGGNLYYQSYERGIPTGDVHRRGKHDGNGTIVRFRADHTVFETTEFSHDVIVNRLRELAFLNKGIKIDFFDERMGRNHTFEFDGGIVEFVEYLNANKQPLHDEPIYFVAQANRVSIEIAMQYNQTYAETIFSFANNINTTEGGTHLIGFKTGLTRSVNSYAQKNDLFKTLKGTIPSGEDVREGLTAVISVKLPDPQFEGQTKTKLGNSEVKGMVESLVGDGLLTAFEENPQTIRKIVAKCVDALRAREAARKARDLTRRKSALDSANLPGKLADCSLSDPESCEIYIVEGDSAGGSAKQGRDRRYQAILPIKGKILNVEKARLDRVLSSQEIRTLITALGTGIGQDEFDLARARYHKVIIMTDADVDGSHIRTLLMTFFYRYMTKLIEAGYLYIAQPPLYRMKKGKREWYVTDQKDYDRFILENGIGRTTLFPGGNGNGINGTRLNELMEKLFRYQSNYERCLKIGFPRVLLDELLENRIFCISHFDDPASAIPTIKMVAADLGYVVETIDTGQREEANLENPGEEPKMKFPEFTTKGRIEDYSIKVVGRKEGQIIEYTLYKNTLSSIDFLNLYELRKALKTLSVFPVVVRDGDDVVGEAGSLPELVEISNTLGRKGLLIQRYKGLGEMNPEQLWSTTMNPETRTLYKVNLEDVVEADRIFTILMGDEVEPRRKFIQENAFNVRNLDV; this is translated from the coding sequence GTGACAAATAATAATGAACAAGAAGAGATAAAAAAAAGTAATTACGACGCCAATAAAATTCAGGTATTGAAAGGCCTTGAGGCTGTGCGCAAGCGTCCGGCCATGTATATCGGATCCACAGGCGTTTCAGGCCTTAATCACATGCTTTTTGAGGTTATAGATAATTCCATCGATGAGGCGATGGCCGGATATTGTAATACCATCAAGGTAACTATTCATTCGGATGGTATCGCTGAAGTCGAGGACAACGGCCGCGGCATACCCACCGGCATGCACCCTACGGAAAAACGGTCCGCTCTTGAAGTGGTCATGACCATGCTCCACGCCGGGGGTAAATTTGACGATAAGTCATACAAGGTTTCGGGCGGCCTCCATGGAGTCGGCGTTTCCTGTGTGAATGCGCTCTCCGAGTTCTGCGAGGTGGAGACCTGGCATGGAGGAAATCTCTATTACCAGTCCTATGAACGGGGGATTCCCACCGGCGATGTACACCGTCGCGGGAAACACGATGGGAACGGCACCATCGTTCGATTCAGAGCCGACCATACGGTGTTCGAAACCACGGAATTTTCCCATGATGTGATTGTGAATCGTTTACGTGAGCTGGCTTTCCTCAACAAGGGGATAAAGATAGATTTCTTCGATGAGCGCATGGGGAGGAATCATACATTCGAATTTGACGGCGGTATCGTTGAGTTTGTGGAATACCTGAATGCCAACAAACAGCCTCTTCATGACGAGCCGATCTATTTTGTCGCCCAGGCCAACCGGGTGTCCATCGAGATTGCCATGCAGTATAACCAGACCTATGCCGAGACCATTTTCAGTTTCGCAAACAATATCAATACCACAGAAGGCGGAACACACCTGATAGGATTCAAGACCGGCCTTACCCGCTCGGTCAACAGCTATGCCCAGAAAAACGACCTGTTCAAAACGCTCAAGGGGACGATACCTTCCGGCGAGGATGTCCGTGAGGGGCTGACAGCGGTCATCTCGGTAAAACTGCCCGATCCGCAGTTCGAAGGTCAGACAAAAACGAAGCTCGGCAACTCCGAGGTAAAAGGGATGGTGGAGTCTCTGGTCGGAGACGGACTCCTTACTGCTTTCGAAGAGAATCCGCAGACTATCCGGAAGATTGTCGCCAAGTGCGTGGATGCCCTCAGGGCCCGTGAGGCCGCCCGTAAAGCCCGTGACCTGACCCGCCGAAAGAGCGCCCTCGATTCGGCCAACCTTCCCGGAAAGCTCGCCGATTGTTCTCTCAGCGATCCGGAAAGCTGCGAAATCTATATCGTGGAGGGAGATTCGGCTGGCGGTTCGGCAAAACAGGGCCGTGACCGACGCTACCAGGCGATTCTTCCCATCAAGGGCAAGATTCTCAATGTGGAGAAAGCCCGCCTCGACCGTGTCCTTTCTTCCCAGGAAATCAGGACGCTTATCACCGCGCTCGGCACCGGCATCGGACAGGATGAATTCGATCTCGCCAGGGCGCGTTATCACAAGGTGATCATCATGACCGATGCGGATGTGGATGGGTCTCACATCCGGACGCTGCTCATGACTTTCTTCTACCGGTATATGACGAAACTGATAGAAGCCGGGTACCTCTACATTGCCCAGCCGCCGCTCTACCGTATGAAAAAAGGGAAGCGGGAGTGGTATGTGACCGACCAGAAAGATTACGACCGTTTCATCCTCGAAAACGGCATCGGGCGGACCACCCTCTTTCCGGGGGGTAACGGCAACGGGATCAACGGTACTCGATTAAACGAGCTCATGGAGAAACTTTTCCGCTACCAGTCAAATTATGAGCGATGCCTGAAAATCGGTTTCCCGAGGGTGCTGCTCGATGAGCTTCTCGAGAACAGGATTTTCTGCATCAGCCATTTTGACGATCCGGCTTCCGCCATCCCCACCATTAAAATGGTGGCTGCTGATTTGGGATACGTGGTGGAGACAATAGACACCGGTCAGAGGGAAGAGGCTAATCTCGAAAATCCGGGTGAAGAGCCGAAAATGAAATTCCCCGAGTTCACGACAAAGGGGAGAATTGAAGATTATTCGATCAAAGTGGTCGGCAGGAAGGAAGGCCAGATCATCGAGTATACCTTGTACAAGAATACGCTTTCGTCGATAGACTTTCTCAACTTGTACGAACTGAGGAAAGCGCTCAAGACGCTCTCCGTTTTTCCGGTGGTTGTCCGTGACGGCGACGATGTGGTCGGTGAAGCCGGGAGTCTCCCGGAGCTGGTGGAAATATCCAATACCCTGGGAAGAAAAGGGCTGCTCATTCAGCGGTACAAGGGACTCGGCGAGATGAATCCGGAGCAGCTCTGGTCGACCACCATGAATCCCGAAACTCGAACCTTGTACAAGGTCAACCTTGAAGATGTGGTGGAAGCCGACCGTATATTCACCATTCTCATGGGCGACGAGGTCGAGCCGAGGCGAAAATTCATCCAGGAAAATGCGTTCAATGTGAGGAACCTAGATGTGTGA
- a CDS encoding DUF721 domain-containing protein: protein MRKANPVSLSAMIAPVLTGLGLGPDIRLEKLKKHWQDIVGTMNAMNTYPLSLRDGILTVAVSSPVWMTQARFYSSTYIKKINSFDSEDGVDIGEIHFTLEKSKRSNL, encoded by the coding sequence ATGAGAAAAGCGAATCCTGTTTCGCTTTCCGCTATGATTGCCCCTGTTTTAACAGGTTTAGGTTTAGGCCCGGACATCCGTCTGGAAAAGTTGAAAAAACATTGGCAGGATATCGTTGGAACGATGAATGCCATGAATACATACCCTCTTTCTCTCCGGGACGGCATCCTTACTGTTGCCGTCTCATCCCCGGTTTGGATGACTCAGGCAAGATTCTACTCTTCCACTTATATAAAAAAAATAAACAGCTTTGATTCTGAGGATGGTGTGGATATCGGAGAAATTCATTTCACGCTTGAGAAGTCTAAAAGGAGTAACTTGTGA